From Anopheles arabiensis isolate DONGOLA chromosome 3, AaraD3, whole genome shotgun sequence, a single genomic window includes:
- the LOC120903331 gene encoding ATP-dependent DNA/RNA helicase DHX36 has protein sequence MSDAEDSLEEKLRKFRLWKEASAEGGSISFNSNESAASGPTMDGFSSSSGSSQRKAPSHLRGRAKGLFYRDQGRRNRQQQGSQDGEPSSSYGGDERHKDLQRRKAQERSSYEANESGSSGRFRRYQDQRDVRLEDQAEERRPPNLRGKALGLYYRDRQTAQKRQREKRDAVDITLPRWQIQEIRNNLQMHRGIEQSDIYREFAENENMRSVFRNEYLRVISKTLQESMVEAVARRENSSGSAYEPGLLDEELLEQHDRTVRSMHPLSEFRRRLPAYQSRTTILDMIERNQVILIKGETGSGKTTQVPQYILEEASACGRGARCRILCTQPRRISAITLARRVAEERNERLGNSVGYQIRLEAERPRQAGGSIMFCTTGIVLTIMQSDPLLSEYTHLVLDEIHERDVITDLLLAIIRMVLPYRKDLRVILMSATLTAETFSQYFNNCPTVEIRGITYPVTEYYLEDILDELKFYTFEDKYGQKSHFRGRGRQDDPFQAMIEPYCSEIRGRYPAPVLRALQNPGSESNQNELIVELLYYITCSKPDGAILVFLPSYMQITNVYKMINEHPHLSKARLLVSPLHSKLPTREQTAVFDRPPDGVRKIILSTNIAETSITIDDIVYVVNAGRHKLNRYENGVSVLRDEWISVSNEIQRKGRAGRVREGICYHLYSRGRKRTFQENVEPEIVRVALEEVILQIKILQLGEARAFMAHLLDKPSDGIIESSLELLNRLNAIDDEQKLTPLGFHLARLPMDPRTGKMILLASIFSCIDPITSIAASLTFKTAFYRPLGKEKEVDRIKRKFAQDSASDHIMLANVIAEWREQPNKGSFCGRHFLNGATLQQLANMKEQFAEYLHTAKFTAVARSDAGPNNRHAGNLELLRAIVGAGLYPNVAFVRKVIRSRNSPDGRPILNIEGLGRAEIHPGSVNGNRGVFHSNFVVYYDMQKINALTIFDTTVVNPFPLLFFGDCHVETENDHELISIAGHYCLKCDKDTYNLIQDLRTGFNLFLQKQICSPSPVDWSSREGELLRAIIRLITIDCKFEDDFDDGDSD, from the exons ATGTCCGACGCTGAAGACTCGCTGGAAGAGAAACTACGCAAATTTCGTCTCTGGAAG GAAGCTTCAGCGGAGGGTGGCAGCATTTCGTTCAACTCAAATGAATCAGCGGCATCTGGCCCAACAATGGATGGCttcagcagtagcagcggcaGCTCACAACGGAAAGCTCCCTCACACCTGCGTGGCCGCGCCAAGGGATTGTTTTACCGCGATCAGGGACGCCGTAACAGACAGCAGCAGGGGTCACAGGACGGGGAACCATCGTCCAGCTACGGGGGTGACGAACGGCACAAAGATTTGCAACGCCGCAAGGCACAGGAACGGTCCAGCTACGAGGCCAACGAATCGGGCAGTTCCGGCCGGTTCCGGCGCTACCAGGACCAGCGGGACGTGCGGTTGGAGGATCAGGCGGAAGAGCGCCGGCCGCCGAATTTGCGTGGCAAAGCCCTGGGGCTGTACTATCGCGACCGCCAGACGGCCCAGAAGCGGCAGCGCGAAAAGCGTGACGCCGTTGACATTACGCTGCCCCGCTGGCAGATACAGGAGATACGCAACAACCTACAGATGCACCGCGGTATCGAGCAGAGCGACATTTACCGGGAGTTTGCCGAGAATGAAAACATGCGGTCGGTGTTTAGGAACGAGTATTTGCGCGTGATCAGCAAAACGTTGCAGGAATCGATGGTGGAAGCGGTGGCAAGGAGGGAGAATTCATCCGGTTCGGCGTACGAACCGGGGTTGTTGGATGAAGAGCTGCTAGAACAGCACGACCGAACCGTTCGCTCGATGCACCCGTTGAGTGAGTTCCGGCGGCGGCTTCCGGCGTACCAATCGCGCACCACGATCCTCGATATGATCGAGCGCAATCAGGTGATACTGATAAAGGGCGAAACGGGCAGCGGTAAAACGACCCAGGTGCCTCAGTACATCCTCGAGGAAGCTTCGGCCTGTGGCCGGGGTGCACGGTGCCGGATTCTGTGCACACAACCACGCCGCATATCGGCCATTACGCTTGCGCGGCGCGTGGCGGAAGAGCGAAACGAGCGGTTGGGCAACTCGGTCGGCTACCAGATCCGGCTGGAAGCGGAAAGGCCACGGCAGGCCGGGGGGAGTATCATGTTCTGTACGACCGGCATCGTGCTGACGATCATGCAGTCCGATCCCCTGCTGAGCGAGTACACGCATCTCGTGCTGGACGAGATACACGAGCGGGACGTCATCACGGATCTGCTGCTGGCCATCATTCGGATGGTGTTGCCGTACCGGAAAGATCTGCGCGTGATACTGATGAGCGCAACGCTGACGGCGGAAACGTTCTCGCAGTACTTCAACAACTGTCCGACGGTGGAGATCCGTGGCATCACGTACCCGGTGACGGAGTACTATCTGGAGGACATTCTGGACGAGCTGAAGTTTTACACCTTTGAGGACAAGTACGGGCAAAAGTCACACTTTAGGGGAAGGGGGCGGCAGGACGATCCATTCCAAGCGATGATTGAACCGTACTGCAGTGAGATTCGTGGCCGCTATCCGGCACCTGTCCTGCGGGCGCTGCAAAATCCCGGCAGCGAGTCCAACCAGAACGAATTGATCGTGGAGCTGCTTTACTACATCACGTGCTCGAAGCCGGACGGTGCGATTTTAGTGTTTCTCCCGAGCTACATGCAAATTACCAACGTGTACAAGATGATCAACGAACATCCGCATCTCTCCAAAGCGCGTCTACTCGTTTCGCCGCTCCACTCGAAACTTCCCACCAGGGAGCAGACGGCTGTGTTCGATCGTCCACCGGACGGTGTGCGCAAGATCATCCTCTCCACGAACATTGCCGAAACGTCCATCACGATCGACGACATCGTGTACGTGGTGAATGCGGGCCGGCACAAGCTAAACCGGTACGAAAATGGCGTTTCCgtgctgcgcgacgaatggaTCTCGGTGTCGAACGAAATCCAACGCAAAGGACGGGCGGGCCGTGTACGGGAAGGCATTTGCTACCATCTGTACAGCCGAGGGCGCAAGCGTACCTTCCAGGAGAACGTTGAGCCGGAAATCGTGCGTGTTGCGCTGGAGGAAGTGATACTGCAAATTAAAATCCTGCAGCTCGGTGAAGCACGTGCCTTTATGGCGCATCTGCTGGACAAACCGAGTGACGGCATTATCGAATCGTCGCTGGAGCTGCTCAACCGACTGAATGCGATCGACGACGAGCAGAAGCTTACCCCGCTCGGGTTCCATCTGGCCCGGCTGCCGATGGATCCGCGCACCGGCAAGATGATACTGCTCGCGTCCATCTTTAGCTGCATCGATCCGATCACCTCGATTGCGGCCAGCCTCACGTTCAAGACGGCCTTCTACCGGCCGCTCGGGAAGGAGAAGGAAGTCGATCGGATAAAGCGCAAGTTTGCGCAGGACTCGGCGAGCGATCACATTATGCTCGCGAACGTGATCGCCGAGTGGCGCGAGCAGCCGAACAAGGGGAGCTTCTGCGGGCGACACTTCCTGAACGGTGCcacgctgcagcagctggccAACATGAAGGAACAGTTTGCCGAGTATCTGCATACGGCCAAGTTTACGGCGGTGGCACGCTCGGACGCGGGACCGAACAATCGCCATGCGGGCAATTTGGAGCTGCTGCGCGCGATCGTTGGGGCGGGCCTGTACCCGAACGTGGCGTTTGTGCGGAAGGTGATCCGCTCGCGGAACAGTCCCGATGGGCGCCCGATCCTGAACATTGAAGGGTTGGGACGGGCGGAGATACATCCTGGGTCGGTCAATGGAAATCGGGGCGTGTTTCATTCGAA TTTCGTCGTTTATTACGACATGCAAAAGATTAACGCACTGACGATCTTCGACACGACGGTTGTGAATCCTTTTCCACTCCTGTTCTTTGGCGACTGTCACGTGGAAACGGAAAACGATCACGAACTAATCTCCATCGCCGGCCATTACTG CCTAAAGTGTGACAAGGATACGTACAACCTAATACAGGACCTCCGTACCGGTTTCAATCTGTTCCTGCAGAAGCAAATCTGCTCCCCGTCGCCGGTTGATTGGAGCTCGCGCGAAGGCGAACTGTTGCG AGCCATCATTCGACTGATTACTATCGACTGCAAGTTTGAGGACGATTTCGACGATGGCGACTCAGACTGA
- the LOC120904968 gene encoding dual specificity tyrosine-phosphorylation-regulated kinase mbk-2-like, translating to MLVASSGRLFAHCDVVDMDCNAGNSNGGNGSNSNGANGVGANLFTRQHSITGIGGGGNGYSLLLANGGAPVGSSGIPSSSTSSLRCDKVNGNASSTILGSNSIIGGGSSNNISSLGTGGLTTFQPALIGPPSSLKTSSLTSSAILFGGSSGNLSSIGGKPTGTGGGTHKWIGSLCDGATSIGYSSGSSSKLNQQLHFQHPQQQQQQQQLLLLQHHQNKHHHPHLSQQQQQQQGSHPQHHHHHSLPVTTSGPSGSNMLDSLTFRLCDVDGAVASTMSNPNGGNGASNGASTNGSTAGGGGGSILMVVPPQSGSGKQSHSSAINAGGGGGERHSYASHDHQHQQKMVAAQQHHHQQQQQHQQHSSNTSSSSSNNSAAIAAASDVPINYSKMTRISKMGLSADAVHQHQQQQQHHHHHHHHDSSASVSILPTSSAAAVQQQQQQAQQQALHKQQLHHLRSTVGGSSGNVAKGNDASAAASYCKVTRIGNITLMDPEDQTMLPSHLLGNSSNSSTTGGSSGGSSSNNTMKKDEVSLTKVAKLGHSVDQKVCDLQQHFIQHHQHQLQQMQQQQQQQQQGAQKQHAQQQQQKEQQGNGGEEVRITESLAPFEVLRLYMDKLTQYEHHEIYNYPRIYFIGANAKKRRGAGNSDYDNEQGSYIHIAHDHIAYRYEVLKIIGKGSFGQVVKAYDHRNFQHVALKMIRNEQRFHRQAQEEIRILKHLRAQDRYNSMNIIHMYDSFVFRNHMCITFELLYINLYELIKKNKFKGFSMQLVRKFTHSLLKCLDALYKNKIIHCDMKPENILLKQQGRSGIKVIDFGSSCFENERVYTYIQSRFYRAPEVILGAKYDMAIDMWSLGCIVAELYTGSALLPGEDEYDQMACIIELLGMPPLKLLHNARWPSRYFAYDGDDQFPHYCSLSFREDGREEIQGSYSKRGRYRGAPGTRDLAKVLNYCDELFLDFVKHCLRWDPKRRMTPQEALNHNWFHRMLPQSPQVVKVSDGGSESAASTTVSSGTVAGGSSSHSTASSISKQLSSSMVSGGGGTLESNAGGSLAAAAAAAAAGTISMGS from the coding sequence ATGTTGGTTGCGAGCAGCGGTCGCCTGTTCGCGCACTGTGATGTCGTAGATATGGACTGTAACGCTGGCAACAGTAACGGTGGCAACGGCAGCAACAGTAACGGTGCTAACGGCGTCGGTGCTAACCTCTTCACCCGGCAGCACTCGATAACGGGGattggcggcggcggcaacggGTACTCGCTGCTGTTGGCAAACGGCGGTGCGCCAGTCGGCTCGTCCGGCATACcgtccagcagcaccagctcgCTGCGGTGCGACAAGGTGAACGGTAACGCGTCGTCGACGATCCtgggcagcaacagcatcatcggcggcggcagcagcaacaatatcAGCAGCCTCGGCACGGGCGGGCTGACCACGTTCCAGCCGGCCCTGATTGGGCCGCCGTCCTCGCTGAAAACGTCCTCGCTGACCTCGTCCGCGATCCTGTTCGGGGGCAGCAGCGGTAATTTGAGCAGCATCGGCGGGAAACCGACGGGCACGGGCGGCGGTACGCACAAGTGGATCGGTTCGCTGTGTGATGGTGCTACCTCAATCGGGtacagcagcggtagcagcagcaaactgAATCAGCAACTCCACTTCCAGcatcctcagcagcagcagcagcagcaacagttgcTTCTACTTCAGCATCATCAGAATaagcatcatcatcctcatctgtctcagcagcaacagcagcagcagggatctcatccacagcaccaccatcaccacagcTTGCCGGTGACGACGAGTGGCCCCAGCGGTAGCAACATGCTGGACAGTCTGACCTTTCGCCTGTGCGATGTGGATGGCGCGGTGGCCAGCACCATGTCCAACCCGAACGGTGGCAACGGGGCAAGCAATGGAGCTTCCACGAACGGCAGTACGGCGGGGGGAGGCGGAGGAAGCATACTGATGGTGGTGCCGCCCCAATCGGGCAGCGGGAAACAGTCACATTCCTCCGCAATCAAtgccggtggtggcggtggcgagCGGCACTCGTACGCTTCCCATGaccatcagcaccagcagAAAATGGTGGCAGcccagcagcatcaccatcagcagcagcagcagcaccagcaacacagTAGCAATAcaagcagtagtagtagcaataACAGTGCTGCAATTGCCGCCGCGAGTGACGTCCCAATAAACTACAGCAAAATGACGCGCATCAGCAAGATGGGTCTCAGTGCCGATGCGGTccatcagcaccagcagcagcagcagcaccatcaccaccaccatcatcatgacAGTTCGGCTTCGGTCTCGATACTGCCCACCTCGTCCGCTGCcgccgtgcagcagcagcagcagcaagcgcaaCAGCAAGCCCTGcacaagcagcagctgcaccatCTGCGCAGTACGGTCGGCGGGAGCAGCGGTAATGtggcgaaagggaatgatgCTTCCGCCGCCGCCAGCTACTGCAAGGTGACGCGCATCGGCAACATCACGCTGATGGACCCGGAAGACCAAACGATGCTGCCGTCGCACCTGCtgggcaacagcagcaacagcagcactacgggcggcagcagcggcggcagcagcagcaacaacacgatGAAGAAGGACGAGGTGAGCTTGACGAAGGTGGCCAAGTTGGGACACTCGGTTGATCAAAAGGTGTGTGATTTGCAGCAACATTTCattcagcatcatcagcaccaGCTGCAacagatgcagcagcagcagcagcagcagcaacagggtGCACAAAAGCAACatgctcagcagcagcagcagaaagagCAGCAGGGTAATGGTGGGGAGGAGGTGCGAATAACGGAGAGCTTGGCCCCGTTCGAGGTGCTGCGGCTGTACATGGACAAGCTGACGCAGTACGAGCATCACGAGATCTACAACTATCCTCGCATTTACTTCATCGGTGCGAACGCGAAGAAGCGGCGCGGGGCGGGCAACTCCGACTACGACAACGAGCAGGGCTCGTACATCCATATCGCGCACGACCACATAGCGTACCGGTACGAGGTGCTGAAGATCATCGGCAAGGGCAGCTTCGGGCAGGTGGTGAAGGCGTACGACCATCGCAACTTCCAGCACGTGGCGCTGAAGATGATCCGCAACGAGCAGCGGTTCCACCGGCAGGCGCAGGAGGAAATTCGCATCCTGAAGCATCTGCGGGCGCAGGACCGGTATAACTCGATGAACATCATCCACATGTACGACAGCTTCGTGTTTCGCAACCACATGTGCATTACGTTCGAGCTGCTGTACATCAACCTGTACGAGCTGATCAAGAAGAACAAGTTCAAGGGCTTCAGCATGCAGCTGGTGCGCAAGTTCACCCACTCGCTGCTGAAGTGCCTGGACGCGCTGTACAAGAACAAGATCATCCATTGTGATATGAAGCCGGAGAACATCCTGCTCAAGCAGCAGGGCCGCTCGGGCATTAAGGTGATCGATTTCGGGTCTAGCTGCTTCGAGAACGAGCGCGTCTACACGTACATCCAGTCGCGGTTCTACCGGGCGCCGGAGGTGATCCTCGGCGCCAAGTACGACATGGCGATCGACATGTGGTCGCTCGGGTGCATCGTGGCGGAGCTGTACACCGGGTCGGCGCTGCTGCCCGGCGAGGACGAGTACGACCAGATGGCGTGCATTATCGAGCTGCTCGGCATGCCGCCGCTCAAGCTGCTGCACAATGCGCGGTGGCCGTCGCGCTACTTTGCGTACGACGGGGACGATCAGTTCCCGCACTACTGCTCGCTCAGCTTCCGGGAGGATGGGCGGGAGGAGATCCAGGGTAGCTATAGCAAGCGGGGACGCTACCGCGGTGCGCCCGGCACGCGCGATCTCGCCAAGGTGCTGAACTACTGTGACGAGCTGTTCCTCGACTTCGTGAAGCACTGTCTGCGGTGGGATCCGAAGCGCCGCATGACGCCGCAGGAAGCGCTCAACCACAACTGGTTCCACCGGATGCTGCCCCAGTCGCCGCAGGTGGTGAAGGTGAGCGATGGCGGGTCGGAGTCGGCCGCCTCCACGACGGTTAGCAGCGGCACGGTGGCCGGCGGCAGCTCGTCCCACTCGACGGCCAGCTCGATCAGCAAGCAGCTGAGCTCTTCGATGgtgagcggcggcggcggcacgcTGGAAAGCAATGCGGGAGGCAGtttggcggcagcggcggcggcagcggccgccgGCACCATTTCCATGGGCTCCTAG